A single genomic interval of Xyrauchen texanus isolate HMW12.3.18 chromosome 40, RBS_HiC_50CHRs, whole genome shotgun sequence harbors:
- the si:ch211-207i20.2 gene encoding zinc finger protein OZF isoform X2 — protein sequence MSSSVALQAHVATVIEALIHAAIVEMSKLMEEDTLSFITRDISLEQCENKELKSRLAAEKQQRMFASVMEVLGNEALGKIIKLFDEAKFLLNLECKTFSGKRMKRPGSILNILSVGGLEEEHSYDGSGRSMETRTRTESDEAAEDRPESPMILAVTIKNEFGKIDMNSIMTGHLNAVSEDGVTSILQEEGCEDTQNVTAHHGKRSFICSECGKSFSSLSNLRSHQRIHTGEKPFGCVLCGKAFAHKQSLSDHQRVHSGEKPFVCKVCGKCFGKTAHLKTHEIIHTGEKPFSCNVCGKRFNIAQNLARHQLTHTGEKEFRCSICQKSFTRAITLKTHQLIHTGQKPYSCVSCGKAFRHAVNLKNHERIHTDQRPFSCDLCGKTFRQAVNLKIHKRIHTGEKPFSCKECGKSFSQQSSLISHGRTHSGEKPFGCNFCDKWFNNTNSLKLHQRIHTGEKPYNCEYCGKCFSQGSHLRTHKRHVHGGGKQYICDKCGKRYADPRNLKVHKCVYA from the exons ATGTCGAGTAGTGTGGCGTTACAGGCACATGTGGCTACCGTCATAGAAGCGTTAATTCACGCTGCGATCGTAGAAATGAGCAAACTTATGGAAGAAGATACCCTGTCTTTTATAACTCGTGATAtttctttggaacaatgtgaaaaCAAGGAGTTAAAGTCAAGATTGGCGGCAGAAAAACAGCAGAGGATG TTTGCATCAGTCATGGAAGTTTTGGGAAATGAAGCTCTTGGGAAAATAATCAAACTGTTTGATGAAGCTAAATTTCTGTTGAACTTAGAGTGCAAAACATTTTCAGGCAAGAGGATGAAGCGGCCAGGCAGCATCCTGAACATACTATCTGTGGGAGGACTGG AAGAGGAACATTCTTATGATGGAAGTGGCAGAAGCATGGAGACCAGAACAAGAACTGAG TCTGATGAGGCAGCAGAGGACCGTCCAGAATCCCCAATGATATTGGCTGTGACGATCAAAAATGAATTTGGAAAAATTGACATGAATTCCATCATGACTG GTCACCTAAATGCTGTTTCAGAAGATGGAGTAACTTCTATTTTACAAGAAGAGGGCTGTGAAGATACTCAAAATGTCACTGCTCACCATGGAAAGAGGTCCTTTATTTGTTCTGAGTGTGGCAAGAGTTTCTCTTCTCTAAGTAACCTCAGATCACACCAGCgcattcacactggagagaagcccttTGGCTGCGTTCTTTGTGGCAAGGCTTTTGCTCACAAACAGAGTTTGTCTGACCACCAACGTGTGCACTCAGGGGAGAAGCCCTTTGTTTGTAAGGTCTGTGGCAAGTGCTTTGGGAAAACGGCACATCTCAAAACCCACGAAATAATCCACACTGGCGAAAAACCATTCAGTTGCAACGTCTGCGGAAAAAGATTCAACATAGCTCAAAATCTTGCCAGGCACCAACTCACGCACACCGGCGAAAAGGAGTTTAGATGTTCAATCTGTCAGAAAAGTTTCACAAGGGCTATAACTCTAAAAACCCATCAACTGATCCACACTGGTCAGAAACCGTACTCTTGCGTGTCATGTGGGAAGGCGTTTCGCCATGCCGTCAACCTGAAGAACCACGAACGGATTCACACGGACCAGCGGCCATTTAGTTGTGACTTGTGTGGCAAGACTTTCCGCCAGGCTGTAAATTTGAAGATCCACAAACGGATCCACACCGGAGAGAAACCTTTTAGCTGCAAGGAGTGTGGAAAGAGCTTTAGTCAACAGAGTAGTCTGATTTCACATGGACGCACTCATTCTGGAGAAAAACCCTTTGGTTGCAATTTCTGCGATAAGTGGTTTAACAATACCAACAGTCTAAAGCTGCACCAGAGGATCCATACTGGTGAAAAGCCGTACAATTGTGAGTATTGTGGCAAGTGTTTTAGTCAAGGTAGTCACCTACGCACTCACAAACGGCACGTGCATGGCGGGGGGAAGCAGTACATCTGTGATAAGTGCGGAAAGAGATACGCAGATCCACGCAATCTGAAGGTGCACAAATGCGTTTATGCATAA
- the si:ch211-207i20.2 gene encoding zinc finger protein OZF isoform X1: MSSSVALQAHVATVIEALIHAAIVEMSKLMEEDTLSFITRDISLEQCENKELKSRLAAEKQQRMRQFASVMEVLGNEALGKIIKLFDEAKFLLNLECKTFSGKRMKRPGSILNILSVGGLEEEHSYDGSGRSMETRTRTESDEAAEDRPESPMILAVTIKNEFGKIDMNSIMTGHLNAVSEDGVTSILQEEGCEDTQNVTAHHGKRSFICSECGKSFSSLSNLRSHQRIHTGEKPFGCVLCGKAFAHKQSLSDHQRVHSGEKPFVCKVCGKCFGKTAHLKTHEIIHTGEKPFSCNVCGKRFNIAQNLARHQLTHTGEKEFRCSICQKSFTRAITLKTHQLIHTGQKPYSCVSCGKAFRHAVNLKNHERIHTDQRPFSCDLCGKTFRQAVNLKIHKRIHTGEKPFSCKECGKSFSQQSSLISHGRTHSGEKPFGCNFCDKWFNNTNSLKLHQRIHTGEKPYNCEYCGKCFSQGSHLRTHKRHVHGGGKQYICDKCGKRYADPRNLKVHKCVYA, translated from the exons ATGTCGAGTAGTGTGGCGTTACAGGCACATGTGGCTACCGTCATAGAAGCGTTAATTCACGCTGCGATCGTAGAAATGAGCAAACTTATGGAAGAAGATACCCTGTCTTTTATAACTCGTGATAtttctttggaacaatgtgaaaaCAAGGAGTTAAAGTCAAGATTGGCGGCAGAAAAACAGCAGAGGATG AGGCAGTTTGCATCAGTCATGGAAGTTTTGGGAAATGAAGCTCTTGGGAAAATAATCAAACTGTTTGATGAAGCTAAATTTCTGTTGAACTTAGAGTGCAAAACATTTTCAGGCAAGAGGATGAAGCGGCCAGGCAGCATCCTGAACATACTATCTGTGGGAGGACTGG AAGAGGAACATTCTTATGATGGAAGTGGCAGAAGCATGGAGACCAGAACAAGAACTGAG TCTGATGAGGCAGCAGAGGACCGTCCAGAATCCCCAATGATATTGGCTGTGACGATCAAAAATGAATTTGGAAAAATTGACATGAATTCCATCATGACTG GTCACCTAAATGCTGTTTCAGAAGATGGAGTAACTTCTATTTTACAAGAAGAGGGCTGTGAAGATACTCAAAATGTCACTGCTCACCATGGAAAGAGGTCCTTTATTTGTTCTGAGTGTGGCAAGAGTTTCTCTTCTCTAAGTAACCTCAGATCACACCAGCgcattcacactggagagaagcccttTGGCTGCGTTCTTTGTGGCAAGGCTTTTGCTCACAAACAGAGTTTGTCTGACCACCAACGTGTGCACTCAGGGGAGAAGCCCTTTGTTTGTAAGGTCTGTGGCAAGTGCTTTGGGAAAACGGCACATCTCAAAACCCACGAAATAATCCACACTGGCGAAAAACCATTCAGTTGCAACGTCTGCGGAAAAAGATTCAACATAGCTCAAAATCTTGCCAGGCACCAACTCACGCACACCGGCGAAAAGGAGTTTAGATGTTCAATCTGTCAGAAAAGTTTCACAAGGGCTATAACTCTAAAAACCCATCAACTGATCCACACTGGTCAGAAACCGTACTCTTGCGTGTCATGTGGGAAGGCGTTTCGCCATGCCGTCAACCTGAAGAACCACGAACGGATTCACACGGACCAGCGGCCATTTAGTTGTGACTTGTGTGGCAAGACTTTCCGCCAGGCTGTAAATTTGAAGATCCACAAACGGATCCACACCGGAGAGAAACCTTTTAGCTGCAAGGAGTGTGGAAAGAGCTTTAGTCAACAGAGTAGTCTGATTTCACATGGACGCACTCATTCTGGAGAAAAACCCTTTGGTTGCAATTTCTGCGATAAGTGGTTTAACAATACCAACAGTCTAAAGCTGCACCAGAGGATCCATACTGGTGAAAAGCCGTACAATTGTGAGTATTGTGGCAAGTGTTTTAGTCAAGGTAGTCACCTACGCACTCACAAACGGCACGTGCATGGCGGGGGGAAGCAGTACATCTGTGATAAGTGCGGAAAGAGATACGCAGATCCACGCAATCTGAAGGTGCACAAATGCGTTTATGCATAA